DNA sequence from the Methanolobus sp. ZRKC5 genome:
AAAAGTGGGTCAATAATACTTCAGACATCATCGGGATTTTGGTCCGGCTGGACAGTAATTATCTTGCTAATGGAAATGTGTGAATAGCGTCGGTCTGTTATCTCAAGAGTAAGGACTCCATCGTTGCAAGCTTTTACATTCCCTCTGAATGTAAGTATTCCCCCACAATAGACGGAAACATCTTTTCCCATAAAATTCTCAAGAATAAATGATTGCATTTCCATCACTATCAACTATTGATAATATATTGATTATTTTTCATATAAGTATTGATTGATATTGTTGTCTAATCCTGATTTTAAATTCCGTTTCCCAAAAGGATGAAATAGTTGCCAAAAGATAAATAGTGCCAATCCCATCTAGCTACCAAAGCGGTGATTACCAATGGCTGACAAAAGAAGAAAACGAGGTTTTTTTGATGATATCTTTGATGAAGGTAACTTTGGTGATATAGAGGATATCATAGAACACATGATGGACAAGTTCGGTATCAACCTCGATGATTTTGAAACACAACCCTTCTTCTACGGATTTTCTGTGTCCAGACATCCCGGTGAAGAACCAGAGATCAGGGAATTTGGGAACGTCTTTCCCGATGGTGATGAAAATGATGAATTGGAGTCTGTAAAACAACAGTTCAGGGTAAATGAAAGAAAGCCTTTGATAGATGTTTTTGAAATAGATGGGAAAATCCATGTTATGGCAGAGCTTCCTGACGTGGAAAAGGAAGACATTAATCTGGATGTTACTGAAACATTGCTTAAACTGGATGCGCAGACTGAATTAATATCTTATTCAGAAAGTATCGAACTTCCTTCAAGTGTGGATCCTGATACTGCAAAGGCAACATATCTTAATGGTGTCCTCGAAGTTGTTATGGATATGAAAGAGTTAGGATTAGCTCGCTCAGTTCACATTGATTAATTACTCTTCTTCTACTTTTTTAATCATTTATATTTACTTATTTGTTTTATACCAACATGTATATATGTATTACATATAACTATTATTTAGTTTTGCAGAGTATGTAGTTGTGGGGGTAAAAATGTCTGCTAATTCAAGGGAGATGGATAGCAATAACTTTGTTCTACCAGAAATGTTGCAGTATGTTCATTCAGATGTATTTTCTAAGCTTGATATAGGAATTCTTTGTCTGGATAAAAATGACAAGGTTCTTTATTCTAATGAAGTCTTTCAGTTCCTTACAGGAACTAACGATGCAGATGTCATAGGAAATAATCTGAACCATCTGTCTTCAACAATTATGAAAAATTACTCATCTTTGTTCGATTGTATACTTTCGGCAAAAAAGCTGGAAGATTTCAATAAAAAAGATCCTGTAAAAATAGTAACCCATGATGGTTGCCTGAAGTATTTTACCTGTGATATCATTCCATCTTTTGAGAATGAGGGTCGTTTTAATGGCATGATGTGTCTTCTCAAAGATGAAACGGTTAAAACAGTTTGTTCAAATAAATCTTTTTTTGGACGTGATGGACTGGATGTCTCACATCTTCCGTTCGTATCATTTCTATGGAAAGGAGATGATTCATGGTCTGTAGAATATGTATCGGATAATGTAGTTCAATTTGGTTATGGCCCTGATGATTTCAAATCCGGAAAACTCTCGTATGTAGACATTGTACATCCAGATTATCTGGGAAGTGTCAGAAGTGCAATTGATCAATGTGCCGGGAATAATTTTTCTAAAGAGTACATGCTTTTAACCGCAAACGGAGAATCTCGGTGGGTTCTTGAAAAGTCATATGCTATTCGTGATAAATATAAGAACATAACTCATTTCCACGGTATTATTCTTGATATTGATGAAAGGAAAAGATTTGAACAGGAACTTAAGAGTACTAACCTTCAACAAAGTTCTCTCTCAGAACTTGGGGAAAAAGCTCTTTCCTGCAGTGATATAAATGATCTGATGAACTATACTGTGGAGCTTATAGCAAATACTCTCGATGTGAAGTATGGAACTATAATGGAAAAGCTTTCAGACGGACGTTTTCTCCTGAGGTATGGATACGGGTGGAGTGATTGGGGTATTGGTTCTGTTGTCGTAGACAAAAACGAAGGTTCACAGGCAGGTTACACAGTATTTACCGGCAAACCAGTTATCATTGACGATTTGAGTAGTGAAATACGCTTTAAAGTACCACGTTTTCTCCATGAACAAGAGGTTGTTAGTGGAGCCAGTGTTATAATCGGAAGCAAGAACGAACCTTTCGGAATATTATGTGTCCATACAGATATAAAGAAAAAATTTTCAGAACATGAAATTAATTTCCTTCAGTCTGTTTCATCCATACTCGCCGATACTATTAGATTGCGGGAGTCATTCAGCTCTTTGGAATTATATAAGAAACTGATGAACCAGTCTACTGATTATATCATGGTTCTTGATGCGGTATCCAAGAAGTTTATCTATCTAAGTGACCGAATATTTCAGAGTCTTGGTTACTCTGAATCTGAAATAATGGCTCAGAATATCTTTGAGCCGGATTGTTTCATAAAAGGACTCAATATGCATGATGTTACCAGTAAAGTAGTTGATAAAGGTTCATTATTGCTAGAGTCTGAGTTTATGCGAAAAAATGGAACATCCTTTCCTGTGGATATAAGTTTTGCATTTGTGGAGAATGAAGATAGTACATATATGGTGTTGATAGGGCGAGATATAAGTGAAAGGCGAGCATTTGAAAAAGCCATTAAGGAGCACTCAAATCAATTGGAATACTCCAATGAGCTCAAAGACATGTTTGCTGATGTTACAAGCCACGATCTTACAAGTTCAGTTTCCATAATAGAAGGATTTGTTGAATATCTGTCTGAAATTGAAGATGATGATGGAAAAAAGCATCTTCTTGGTAATATTAATAAAGCTACTGAAAAATTAAAGAAGACAATAGAATATGCTTCCGTTTTCGCAAAAATGAATTGTTCAACAGATATGGTTACCCAGAAGTTGGATCTTCGGTGGTTTTTTAGTAATTCTATGGCAAGACTTCACGATAAAGTTATGGCTAGTAATATTGAAGTTGTACTGAACTCTCCTGAGTCCTGTCCTGCCCGTGTAAATCCAATTTTGGATGAGGTATTTTTCAATCTGATGTCAAATGCCATAAAATACTCACCAGAGGGTAGTGAGGTAATTGTGGATATAACTGAGGCAGGTAACAAATGGAAGGTCAGTGTATCTGATGTTGGTCAGGGTATCTCTGATGAAGATAAACTAAGTATATTTGGCAGATTCAAAAGGGCAGGATCTTCCTCTATTCAAGGAAAAGGTCTTGGACTTTCAATCGCTAAAATGGCATTGAAGTGTCATGGGGAAGAACTTCATGTTATTGATAATAAGGTAGGTAAAGGCAGTACTTTTTGGTTTACTGTAAAGGTGTATGATTAGTTTGAAAAAGTAGCATGATAAATTTAGAATGACAACTTTTATTAAGAACTGCAATTATATTCAATGTCTGTTATTTCTGTGTATTCCTGAATATGTTCTTTCAAAGTCAAATTACCACAAGTAATATATAGTTGCCAAAAAATTACTTTCTGGTATTAGAGGTATATCGAATGGTCAAAAAAACAATTCATGAAATCAACGGTAGGATAAGAGATGGAAGTGTCAATGTAGTCACTGCCGAAGAAATGGTTCACATCGTGGATGAACTTGGGGCAGAAGGTGCTGCAAAGGAAGTTGACGTTGTAACTACCGGTACGTTCGGTGCTATGTGTTCATCAGGTGTTTGGTTGAATTTTGGTCATTCGGAACCTCCTATAAAGATGCAAAAGGTATTTTTGAACGATGTGGAAGCTTACACGGGTGTTGCTGCTGTGGATGCTTTTATCGGGGCGACGCAGGTATCCGAGT
Encoded proteins:
- the hsp20 gene encoding archaeal heat shock protein Hsp20, yielding MADKRRKRGFFDDIFDEGNFGDIEDIIEHMMDKFGINLDDFETQPFFYGFSVSRHPGEEPEIREFGNVFPDGDENDELESVKQQFRVNERKPLIDVFEIDGKIHVMAELPDVEKEDINLDVTETLLKLDAQTELISYSESIELPSSVDPDTAKATYLNGVLEVVMDMKELGLARSVHID
- a CDS encoding MM0924 family protein — translated: MQSFILENFMGKDVSVYCGGILTFRGNVKACNDGVLTLEITDRRYSHISISKIITVQPDQNPDDV
- a CDS encoding PAS domain S-box protein, with product MSANSREMDSNNFVLPEMLQYVHSDVFSKLDIGILCLDKNDKVLYSNEVFQFLTGTNDADVIGNNLNHLSSTIMKNYSSLFDCILSAKKLEDFNKKDPVKIVTHDGCLKYFTCDIIPSFENEGRFNGMMCLLKDETVKTVCSNKSFFGRDGLDVSHLPFVSFLWKGDDSWSVEYVSDNVVQFGYGPDDFKSGKLSYVDIVHPDYLGSVRSAIDQCAGNNFSKEYMLLTANGESRWVLEKSYAIRDKYKNITHFHGIILDIDERKRFEQELKSTNLQQSSLSELGEKALSCSDINDLMNYTVELIANTLDVKYGTIMEKLSDGRFLLRYGYGWSDWGIGSVVVDKNEGSQAGYTVFTGKPVIIDDLSSEIRFKVPRFLHEQEVVSGASVIIGSKNEPFGILCVHTDIKKKFSEHEINFLQSVSSILADTIRLRESFSSLELYKKLMNQSTDYIMVLDAVSKKFIYLSDRIFQSLGYSESEIMAQNIFEPDCFIKGLNMHDVTSKVVDKGSLLLESEFMRKNGTSFPVDISFAFVENEDSTYMVLIGRDISERRAFEKAIKEHSNQLEYSNELKDMFADVTSHDLTSSVSIIEGFVEYLSEIEDDDGKKHLLGNINKATEKLKKTIEYASVFAKMNCSTDMVTQKLDLRWFFSNSMARLHDKVMASNIEVVLNSPESCPARVNPILDEVFFNLMSNAIKYSPEGSEVIVDITEAGNKWKVSVSDVGQGISDEDKLSIFGRFKRAGSSSIQGKGLGLSIAKMALKCHGEELHVIDNKVGKGSTFWFTVKVYD